One window from the genome of Paramisgurnus dabryanus chromosome 24, PD_genome_1.1, whole genome shotgun sequence encodes:
- the sdhb gene encoding succinate dehydrogenase [ubiquinone] iron-sulfur subunit, mitochondrial: protein MAAVCFSLSRCGVAAVRPVAAVTAVRFAQTAAAPDTQPRIKKFQIYRWDPDKTGDKPHMQTYEIDLNTCGPMVLDALIKIKNEMDPTLTFRRSCREGICGSCAMNINGGNTLACLNKIDTNTSKVSKIYPLPHMYVVKDLVPDMSNFYAQYKSIEPYLKKKDESKQGQQYLQSMEDREKLDGLYECILCACCSTSCPSYWWNGDKYLGPAVLMQAYRWMIDSRDDYTEERLAKLQDPFSLYRCHTIMNCTKTCPKGLNPGKAIAQIKKMMATYQEKKTASA from the exons ATGGCCGCGGTGTGTTTCTCCTTGAGCCGCTGCGGTGTTGCTGCTGTCCGTCCCGTCGCTGCTGTAACG GCGGTAAGGTTTGCACAGACAGCAGCAGCACCTGATACTCAGCCCAGAATCAAGAAGTTTCAGATCTACAGATGGGATCCAGACAAGACTGGAGATAAACCTCACATGCAGACCTATGAGATTGACCTTAACAC GTGTGGGCCGATGGTTCTAGATGCTCTGATCAAGATCAAGAATGAGATGGACCCAACACTGACTTTCAGACGCTCCTGCAGAGAGG GCATCTGTGGCTCTTGTGCTATGAATATTAATGGTGGAAATACTTTAGCGTGTCTGAACAAGATCGATACCAACACCAGCAAAGTGTCGAAGATTTACCCGCTGCCCCATATGTATGTGGTGAAGGATCTTGTGCCC GATATGAGCAACTTCTACGCTCAGTATAAATCCATTGAGCCGTACTTGAAGAAGAAGGACGAGTCCAAACAGGGTCAGCAGTATCTGCAGAGCATGGAGGACCGGGAGAAACTG GATGGTCTGTATGAGTGTATCCTGTGTGCCTGCTGCAGTACCAGCTGTCCCAGTTACTGGTGGAACGGAGACAAGTATTTGGGTCCGGCTGTTCTCATGCAG GCGTATCGGTGGATGATCGACTCTCGTGATGATTATACTGAAGAGAGACTCGCCAAACTACAGGATCCATTTTCACTGTACCGCTGTCACACCATCATGAACTGTACCAAGACCTGCCCAAAG GGTTTGAATCCAGGCAAAGCCATCGCTCAAATCAAGAAGATGATGGCCACGTACCAGGAAAAGAAAACCGCTTCAGCATAA
- the mrpl20 gene encoding large ribosomal subunit protein bL20m, whose protein sequence is MVFLTLSCWIRNRGPDRYWKVQELLKNARHFRGRKNRCYSLAVRAVRRAFVYATKARKTKRRSMRTLWISRIAAATREHGMKYPALVHNLLKCSVQLNRRVLCDMSITEPRTFHALTALARARQQEGLRAALGDGKEPPGVFSRVTQLQ, encoded by the exons ATGGTGTTTCTGACGCTGTCCTGCTGGATCCGGAACCGCGGACCGGACAGATACTGGAAAGTTCAAGAGCTCCTGAAGAACGCTCGG CATTTCCGCGGCAGGAAGAATCGTTGCTACAGTCTGGCAGTGCGCGCGGTGCGCAGAGCGTTTGTCTACGCCACCAAAGCACGCAAAACCAAAAGGCGCAGCATGAGAAcg TTGTGGATCTCGCGCATCGCTGCAGCCACAAGAGAACACGGCATGAAATACCCCGCGCTCGTGCACAACCTGCTGAAG TGCAGCGTTCAGCTCAACAGACGCGTCTTGTGTGACATGTCAATCACAGAGCCGCGCACTTTCCACGCGCTCACGGCGCTTGCCCGCGCGCGTCAGCAGGAGGGTCTCCGAGCTGCACTGGGCGACGGAAAGGAGCCGCCGGGCGTTTTCTCACGCGTCACGCAGCTGCAGTGA